The following are encoded in a window of Corythoichthys intestinalis isolate RoL2023-P3 chromosome 8, ASM3026506v1, whole genome shotgun sequence genomic DNA:
- the r3hcc1l gene encoding coiled-coil domain-containing protein R3HCC1L, protein METEQPKNDTSSSTPTTSQSKKPSQALYVPKKRLNTSKDKPQIEGEVKPRPRPRYTDKARKNAKNKKDKAVAKDELPPVGIDGDGTITGNSTVEVERLHLPEVAPNGQLESADVPDASCHDEKASEDSWDTLFNDDGDCLNNQLEELSLSEGRKESIQEARFDYYNMNKFDDDDIDHSEEDLSHVIEIYDIPSEFKTEDLFKLFQGYQKRGFDIKWIDDTHALGLFASPTAAREALRSKHPLMKLRPLSKSTSATKATARTFSESPLPAKERPQTSAALARRLVIGALGVKNNVTKEQREAEKRKLQEAREQKRLAAKQREDAWEGR, encoded by the exons ATGGAAACGGAACAACCAAAGAACGACACTTCTTCAAGCACACCAACTACATCTCAGTCCAAGAAACCAAGCCAGGCACTCTACGTACCAAAGAAACGACTCAACACATCGAAAGACAAACCTCAAATTGAGGGAGAAGTCAAACCGAGACCCAGGCCACGTTACACAGACAAGGCTCGAAAGAACGCTAAAAATAAGAAGGACAAGGCAGTAGCAAAAGATGAGCTGCCGCCTGTTGGAATAGATGGGGATGGGACAATTACTGGTAATTCTACTGTAGAGGTTGAGCGGCTACATCTTCCGGAGGTGGCGCCCAATGGACAGCTAGAATCGGCAGATGTTCCTGATGCATCCTGTCACGATGAAAAGGCATCAGAGGACAGTTGGGACACTTTATTTAATGATGACGGAGATTGTCTCAATAATCAGCTGGAAGAG CTCTCATTGAGTGAAGGTCGAAAGGAGTCAATCCAGGAGGCAAGATTTGATTATTATAACATGAACAAATTTGATGATGACGACATAGACCATAGTGAGGAAGACCTCTCACACGTCATTGAGATCTACGATATCCCTTCTGAGTTTAAGACGGAGGATCTTTTTAAGTTATTTCAGGGATACCA AAAGAGAGGTTTTGATATCAAGTGGATTGATGACACACATGCTTTAGGTCTCTTTGCAAGCCCAACTGCAG CCCGCGAGGCATTAAGATCCAAGCATCCACTTATGAAGCTGCGCCCACTCTCCAAATCCACTTCAGCGACTAAGGCCACAGCTCGTACTTTTTCTG AGTCGCCCTTGCCTGCTAAAGAGAGACCTCAAACCAGTGCAGCTCTGGCTCGCAGGCTCGTGATTGGCGCCCTCGGTGTGAAGAACAATGTCACCAAGGAACAGCGGGAGGCAGAGAAGCGGAAGCTGCAGGAAGCTAGAG AACAAAAGCGTCTGGCAGCCAAACAGAGGGAAGATGCTTGGGAGGGAAGGTGA